From one Lycium ferocissimum isolate CSIRO_LF1 chromosome 7, AGI_CSIRO_Lferr_CH_V1, whole genome shotgun sequence genomic stretch:
- the LOC132062204 gene encoding uncharacterized protein LOC132062204 translates to MVLIEFGLPNRMVEWVITCVTTVSYSLVINGGLTERFQAKKGLRQGDPMSPYLFVLVMEYLNRSLKQLRYDPNFNYHPKCSRQELVHICFADDLIMCCRADKGSIQLMMKAFEHFSSVSGLQANLDKSSFYVAGVTDEFRDQILQEMRFTLGEIPFKYLGVPLSSRKLTIQQCMPLVEKIIARIRCWSSKLLSYSGSNESSRKALVAWDNMCLPKAAGGLNIINFEQWNKAAICKLLWSLSHKKDTLWVQWIHSFYIKTRNLADLVTPKQACWLVRKIFDARKWFPNTDPITHLAQFSVGGRFSIKQAYFSFIPQLPRVPWRNLVQSKGALPRHRLLLASDCKIDWLRIDGCKWGVQVSQSCVLCNTLEVETMEHLFFGCRYSRFVWHTLLHWVGLQRRIGTWAEEIGWLSKAVNNNRPRANILGFIATATVYTIWVERNARRFQAKARSNVQLIRDIILQLHSRGQNQSKWSRMLHSLNSYPV, encoded by the exons ATGGTTCTTATCGAATTTGGGCTTCCTAACAGAATGGTGGAGTGGGTTATAACATGTGTTACCACTGTAAGCTATTCCTTGGTGATTAATGGTGGGCTGACTGAGAGGTTCCAAGCAAAAAAAGGCCTCAGACAGGGTGACCCTATGTCACCTTACTTATTTGTCCTTGTCATGGAATATCTAAATAGGTCCCTTAAACAACTGAGATATGACCCTAACTTTAATTACCATCCAAAATGCTCAAGGCAGGAACTGGTCCACATTTGTTTTGCCGATGACTTAATCATGTGCTGCAGGGCAGACAAGGGATCCATACAATTAATGATGAAGGCTTTTGAACACTTCTCCTCTGTCTCAGGACTACAGGCTAACCTAGACAAAAGTTCTTTCTATGTTGCTGGAGTTACGGATGAGTTTAGAGATCAGATCCTTCAGGAAATGAGGTTTACATTGGGTGAAATCCCCTTTAAATATTTAGGAGTTCCCCTGTCCTCAAGGAAACTAACCATCCAACAATGTATGCCACTAGTTGAGAAAATTATTGCAAGGATAAGATGCTGGTCCTCCAAGTTACTCTCATACAGTG GAAGCAATGAAAGCTCCAGAAAGGCTCTTGTTGCTTGGGATAACATGTGCTTGCCAAAGGCAGCGGGGGGACTCAACATCATAAATTTTGAGCAATGGAATAAGGCAGCAATATGCAAATTGCTGTGGTCCCTATCTCATAAGAAGGACACACTCTGGGTACAGTGGATTCATAGCTTCTATATAAAGACAAGGAATCTGGCTGATCTTGTAACTCCTAAACAAGCTTGTTGGCTTGTTAGGAAGATATTTGATGCTAGGAAATGGTTTCCTAACACTGATCCAATCACTCACCTGGCACAGTTCTCAGTTGGAGGAAGGTTCAGTATTAAGCAAGCTTATTTCTCCTTTATTCCTCAGCTTCCTAGAGTTCCATGGAGGAATTTGGTACAGTCTAAAGGTGCTCTCCCTAGGCACCGGTTGTTGTTGGCTAGCGATTGCAAAATCGATTGGCTACGTATTGACGGATGTAAGTGGGGAGTACAAGTGTCTCAGAGCTGTGTGTTGTGCAACACACTAGAAGTAGAAACAATGGAGCACCTCTTCTTTGGCTGCAGGTACTCACGATTTGTATGGCATACTCTGCTCCACTGGGTGGGACTACAAAGAAGGATAGGGACCTGGGCGGAAGAAATTGGTTGGCTCTCAAAGGCTGTCAACAACAACAGGCCACGAGCAAACATATTGGGATTCATAGCAACTGCTACCGTATACACTATATGGGTTGAAAGAAATGCAAGGAGGTTTCAAGCTAAGGCTAGATCAAATGTGCAACTCATCAGGGATATTATTTTGCAGTTGCATAGCAGAGGACAGAATCAGAGTAAATGGAGTAGAATGCTGCATAGTTTGAATAGTTATCCTGTATAG